Proteins encoded in a region of the Nicotiana tomentosiformis chromosome 9, ASM39032v3, whole genome shotgun sequence genome:
- the LOC138898922 gene encoding uncharacterized protein, producing MQFLELARHAVPTEREKIRRFINGLNHQLHFVMTVGNIASVKFDEVVDSARRLKMVRTQEREEREAKMSRGPGNSSGVPSGGQSYHSRGRPYRPTHMSRPARRGASASLGSYNARSSQSSLSALPAQSSSRAPSVQGASVPGSSDSYSGSRGPPQYFPPLFEKSCFECGDLGHMKRNCPRLSGGRTQ from the coding sequence ATGCAGTTTTTggaattggctcgtcatgcagttcccactgagagggagaagattagaaggttcattaatggcctaaACCATCAGTTACATTTTGTTATGACTGTAGGAAATATAGCAAGTGTAaaattcgacgaggtggttgacagtgCTCGACGACTAAAAATGGTCCGtactcaggagcgtgaggagagggaggccaagatgtctcgtggtccgggtaattccagtggtgttccttctgggggacagTCCTATCACAGCAGGGGTCGACCTTATAGGCCCACTCATATGTCTCGTCCAGCTCGTcgtggcgcatcagctagccTTGGTTCATATAATGCTCGATCGAGTCAGTCTTCActtagtgcacttccagctcaaagttcatctcgtgcaccatcagttcagggtgcatctgtaccaggttcttctgatagttattctggttctcgaggtccaccTCAGTACTTTCCGCCATTATTCGAgaagagttgttttgagtgtggagacttggGTCACATGAAGAGAAATTGTCCCCGCCTTTCGGGAGGTAGAACTCAATAG